Part of the Candidatus Chlorohelix allophototropha genome, GCCCACAATTGCAGAAATGCCTGTTTCTCAGCCGCACCCGGTTGATTCTCATACAGGTAGATTAATGGAAGGTTGAAAACGCCCGTGCGGTAATCCCGGCATTGCTCGATACCGTCCGCCCCGCCGCCCGCATAATCGTATAAGTCGCTCATCAGGTTCAAGGCGATGCCCGCCCGGTAGCCAAACTGTCGATACCATTGCAACTCGGCGGCGTTTGCGCCCCCCAAAATTGCCCCTAACCCCGCTAAAAAGGAAAAGCGTGAACCGGATTTGAGCGCAATTTTCGCGATATACTGCTCAATGTCCACTTCCCTAAGCGGGAGCGGCTGTTTAGTTTCCTGCGTATCCAGCAATTGTCCGCGCAACGCGCCCCCGATAGCCCGGTTTAGCTCAACCACAACGCCCAAATAATCGGTCTGAGTGTGCCGTTGCTCTGCCAGTTGAGCAAGGTTACAGACAAGAATCTCCTGACCGCGATTGAGCATAAGCAGCGCCAGATTTAGTGCGGTGGAGACATCCAGCACTTTATCCAGCGAGGTCTCCCGGTCGCCATCCTGAATATCATCCAATATCGAACTGGCTTGCTGGATTAAAAATACTCCTGCCAGCGCGGGAATAATCTCGCGGAAGCCTCTACCGCTTGCGCCACAGGTCAAACCCACCAGTTCCGAGCTAAGAAATGCCATTTTCGACTTGGTGCAAGCGTAGGAAGATTGGTCACAATCCTGCGAAGCCTCCAACCCTAACGCAAGCTGAATTTGCTCCTGCAAGGGATAACGCTGAAAACTGTTTAGCACGCGCCCATTCAAGGCGGGGATATTGCCCCGAAACTCAAACAAATTCCCTTCAAAATTAGCCAGCAGTTCATGTTCAATCAGCGCATGTAGTGCATCCATAAATCAAATACCCTTTACAAATTTAATACTATTACCGACAAGGTTGTCTTGTATATTATAAGGGTTTTTTGGAAAGCATGGGAGAGGGTTATTATCCTCAATATGCGCCTTGCCGCTGTGCTGCGCCTATCGCGTTTTTCCCGCCATAATGTAACGGTAGTTTAGCAATGGTTTAACCTGCGTTTTAGCCATCCGCACCCATCCTAACATCAAGGGCGCATCGGAACGAGGCGGTTTTAATTCGTAGCCCGCGATGGGTGGCACGGGATAAAGGGCGATTCGCACCCTCTACGGGGTGCAGGCGAATCGCCCCTACAAAAACAAATTCCAAAAAAAACGCGGATTAAGCTTTGAGAAGCCCGGTATTGTAATTGCCGCTGACGAAAGCGGGATCGTCCAGCAAGCGCAAATGTAGCGGCAGGTTGGTTTTGAGACCCTCGATTTGGAACTGCGAAAGAGCCACCCGACTGCGCTCCAACGCCTCGGCGCGATTCTCACCCCACACCACCAGCTTGGCAATCAGCGGATCGTAATGTGGCGTAATCGCATCGCCCTTGCCGTAGCCGCTATCGAGGCGCACAAACTCGCTCAATTCGGGCGGTTGGTACAGACTGATAGTGCCGGGCTGCGGCAGAAAACTCACCGGGTCTTCCGCGTAGATGCGAAACTCGATGGCGTGACCCTTCGGCGCAAACTCGGCTTGCTTGAGCGGCAACGGCTCACCCGCCGCCACGCGCAACTGCAACTCCACCAAATCCAGCCCTAGCGTCATCTCGGTAACGGGATGCTCTACCTGCAAGCGCGTATTCATTTCGAGGAAATAGAACTCGCCGTTCTCTCCCAAAATAAACTCCACCGTTCCGGCGTTGCGATAGCCCACCGCTGCCGCCGCCTGTAACGCCGCTTGCGTCATGCGCTGCCGCAACTCCGGGTTATTCACCAGCGCGGGCGAGGGCGTTTCCTCAATCACCTTCTGGTAACGGCGTTGCACGCTGCACTCGCGTTCGTACAGATGCACCCCCTGACCGTGCGCGTCAAACAGCACTTGCACTTCCACATGGCGCGCCCCCGGCACATAGCGTTCGATGAAAACCGAATCGTCGCCAAAAGCGCGTTGGGCGCGACTTTGCGCGGTTTTGATACCCTGCCGCAATTTGTCGGCGTTATTGGCAATGGTCATGCCGATACCGCCGCCACCCGCGCTCGGCTTCACCAGCACCGGATAGCCGATTTCTTCTGCCAACGCCACCGCCAGTTCAATATCGCTGATCGGCTCGGACGTGCCGGGGGCGACAGGCACTCCCGCCTTACGCATCAGTTCGCGCGCCGCCACCTTCTCGCCCATCGCCGCCATCGCTTCGGGCGAGGGTCCTATAAACACCATCCCCAACTCTTGACAACGATCGGCGAACATCGGGTTTTCTGCCAAAAAGCCGTAGCCGGGATGAATCGCCTCGCACTCGGCTTGTTGCGCCACCTCCAGAATGATTTCCATATTCAAATAGCTGGCGTGAGCAGGGGCAAGCCCGATTAGGATAGCGTAAGTGGCTTCGTTCACAAAGGGCAGCATCATATCGGCATCGCTGTGTACTGCCACGGTTTCAATGCCCATCCGCTTGCAAGTGCGGATGATACGGCGGGCAATTTCGCCTCGATTTGCAATCAATATTCTATTAAACATGGCGATTATTCCAGCACCACCAGAACGTCACCCTGATTCACAAACCTGCCCGGCTCGACTAGAATTTCGCTAACCGTGCCGGAGATAGGCGCACTTACCGGGATTTCCATTTTCATGGACTCAAGGATTATCAAATCTTCTTCTTCTTCCACCGCTTGTCCTACTACCGCCGGTACTTGCCAAACTGTACCCGATATCGGGGCTTTCACCTCGGTCATTCGTATTCCTCCTTGTTATATAGGATGAGTCCATAATGCATTTAGAGAGCATGTTATCAAGTTCAAAGCCGCTTGACAAATTTGTTAGATTTAGCCACTTTATCCTATAATAACGCCACAATAAGGAGGGAATACAGATGGGTTTTGAGTTTGGTAAGTTCTGGCGCAAAGATAACATCCCCAACAACGAACGCATCACCGTCAGGCAAGGACGCAACACGCCGGAAGACCGCGAGGCAGCGCGGGCGTTGATGCAGGAAACCTTCGATTACCACGAAAAGCTAGGCATGGGTGAACCGGGACTAACCTTCAAGCCTGCGTCGCAAGCCAGCTACATGGAAGAATGTATTAGCGCGTTGCTCTACGGTGATAACGAATCGGTACGCGCCTTGCTGGCGTTCAGGGGCAAACAAGCGGTGGGCTTTGCGCTGGTGCGCATCATGAGTGATTACTATTATACCCTCGACCACTACGGCTACATCGAGCAACTAATCGTAACCGAACAAGCGCGGCAGCAGGGCGCGGGCGCAATGTTGCTGGAAGCCTGCTACGATTGGCTGAAATCGCGCCGCATCCACAGCGCCACCCTCAAGGTGTACGGCACGAACCGCGCTGCACTGCGCTTCTACGAACGCGAGGGCTTTTCGCACCTGCGCTACGAGCTAATCAAACATTTCTAGACCTGTGTAACTAAGTGGGGTTCTCAGGGGTGCAACCCCTGTGCGGGGTGGCATACCCCATACGGGGCACAGGTGGGTGTCCCCTTGAACTCACCCGCCCTCTTTCCCCCCTTGAGGGAACTAACGGAATCGGAGCGGGGTGCTCAGGGGTGCAACCCCTGTGCGGGGTCGCAAGGGGTGTCCCCTTGAACTCACCCGCCCTCTTTCCCCCCTTGAGGGGGTTAGGGGGTGTGAATAGTTACTAATAATCAATCCTATTCAATATTGAATTTATGCTTGACTTCTTATTAATTCTATTCTAATATTTAGCTATTGCTTCAGTTTTTATGGGTTGTTAAAGAGCCTTTCCTTATCTAGCTGTAAAAGCTGAATGTGCCCGGAACAGTGTTATTACTTCCCAACAATTTACTAAATTAGCAGACACTTAGTTATATTTCAGTTGGGTTTTTAAAACCGTAGTTCGCCAACGGAAACAGTCTTAATGAATTAGTGACGAGCTACAGAATTCCAAAAATCTCAAGCCAACGACTAATCTAGTTGCTAAGAGCGTTTTAACCTACTTAAACTAAGTCAACCTAAAAGCAAATGGCTTTAGGCGGTTTATTAAGCTTGTGCAAATTTACCGCAACTTTTGTTAAGGCTGTTAAACGCTTTCCTAATTAGATAGGGAACAGTTTGTTGCTTCAGAGGCTGAACCAATTTTAACTTTAAGTATGCCACATTATAAGGTAGAGTCTACTTATGCCGCAGGAGAATAAATTGAATGTTCAATTATTTACATAATCACAAGAGGGCTGCTCGCTTTCAGCTACTTGTTGTGCTCACCACCCTATTAGCCTTAGTTTTAGGCGTATTCGATTTATCTACCACCCTTGTTGCAAGTGCCGCCGGAGATGGCTATGCACGCCTGATTGCAAGCGGTGGTACGGCGAATTTTCGTGTAACCGCAGATGGTAGTGATAATTACCAATTCCCCGAACTTGCCACCGATCCTCGTGGCGCTGCCGAAGGTGGTGGCAGTGGGGTTACGCCTACTCCGCGCCTTGCCAGCCAGTTGACCAACAGAAGCCTGACCCAAAGCAAGGGGAATTACAAGGCTGAAGGAAATGACGATGATAAGGGCGCACCGAAAGCCAAGTTGAATACCAGTTTCAATGGCTTGAATCTGCGTAACCAACGTCTCGCCAACGGTGGCAATCAGTTTACAGTAGAACCGCCCGACCAAGGAATGTGTTCTAATGGTACTTACGTAATGGAATCGGTCAATGATGTTCTGCGGGTTTATGATAGTGCTGGTAATGCGCTGAATGCTGTAACCGACTTGAACAGCTTTTACGGTTACACCGCTGCAATCAATCGTACTACCGGCGCGCGCGGTCCGTTTGTTACCGACCCAAGTTGCTTTTACGATGCGCCGACTCAACGGTGGTTCCAGGCTGTATTGACCCTAGACGTGAACCCGGTAACCGGGACTTTCACCGGAGCAAACCATCTTGATGTAGCAGTTAGCACGACTTCTAATCCTCTTGGTAGCTGGAATATCTATCGAATTCCTGTACAGGACGATGGTACGGACGGTACGCCGAATCACGGTTGTAGCTATGGCCCGTGCATCGGTGACTATCCTCATATCGGCGCCGATAAGAACGGTTTCTATATCACCACCAACGAATATTCACTCTTCGGACCTGAATTCATCGGCGCGCAAGTTTACGCTTTTTCCAAGAAAGCGCTGGCTGCCGGGGCTTCGAGTATAACCGTTGTCCAGTTCAATACAGCGGGTGCGGTAGCCGGAAATCCGGGCTTTACTGTCATCCCGGCAATTTCGCCCGATTCACAATACGAAAATGATGGTGGCGGTACTGAATATTTCTTGAGTTCGATGGCTGCTCCCGAAGCTAATGGCACAGGCGTAGATAATCGGCTGGCTGTTTGGGCTTTAACCAATACCAGTTCATTGAACAGTAGCGCACCGAATTTGAAACTGGGCAATAACGTTATAAAGGTTAAGTCTTATAGTATTCCGCCCGCCGCCGATCAAAAAGCCGGGGACTTCCCGTTGGGGCAATGTATAAACGATACTACAACGCCCACACCTTTTGGACCGGGTTGCTGGCAATACTTTTTCGTGGGCGAACCTGCTCACACTGAAGTCGAGTCTACGCTCGATAGCAGTGATTCCCGAATGCAGCAGGTTTACTTCTCACAACATAAGTTGTGGGGTGCGTTAGGTACAGGTTTAAATGTGGGCGGCGCGACTAAAGCCGGAATCGCTTACTACATTATTGAACCAGCCCTTTCCAAAGGTGGCGTGAAGGCAGAATTAGCACGGCAAGGACAGTTCGGGCTGGCTAACAACAACCTAACTTATCCGGCTATGGCAGTTACCG contains:
- a CDS encoding polyprenyl synthetase family protein, which translates into the protein MDALHALIEHELLANFEGNLFEFRGNIPALNGRVLNSFQRYPLQEQIQLALGLEASQDCDQSSYACTKSKMAFLSSELVGLTCGASGRGFREIIPALAGVFLIQQASSILDDIQDGDRETSLDKVLDVSTALNLALLMLNRGQEILVCNLAQLAEQRHTQTDYLGVVVELNRAIGGALRGQLLDTQETKQPLPLREVDIEQYIAKIALKSGSRFSFLAGLGAILGGANAAELQWYRQFGYRAGIALNLMSDLYDYAGGGADGIEQCRDYRTGVFNLPLIYLYENQPGAAEKQAFLQLWAQSLESAEYLPAFKAILPWEAAYRQTLELINHYIDQAEEALRQLDPTLEKPEHRDLLWLLRQHLVVPA
- a CDS encoding acetyl-CoA carboxylase biotin carboxylase subunit, translating into MFNRILIANRGEIARRIIRTCKRMGIETVAVHSDADMMLPFVNEATYAILIGLAPAHASYLNMEIILEVAQQAECEAIHPGYGFLAENPMFADRCQELGMVFIGPSPEAMAAMGEKVAARELMRKAGVPVAPGTSEPISDIELAVALAEEIGYPVLVKPSAGGGGIGMTIANNADKLRQGIKTAQSRAQRAFGDDSVFIERYVPGARHVEVQVLFDAHGQGVHLYERECSVQRRYQKVIEETPSPALVNNPELRQRMTQAALQAAAAVGYRNAGTVEFILGENGEFYFLEMNTRLQVEHPVTEMTLGLDLVELQLRVAAGEPLPLKQAEFAPKGHAIEFRIYAEDPVSFLPQPGTISLYQPPELSEFVRLDSGYGKGDAITPHYDPLIAKLVVWGENRAEALERSRVALSQFQIEGLKTNLPLHLRLLDDPAFVSGNYNTGLLKA
- a CDS encoding biotin/lipoyl-containing protein; translation: MTEVKAPISGTVWQVPAVVGQAVEEEEDLIILESMKMEIPVSAPISGTVSEILVEPGRFVNQGDVLVVLE
- a CDS encoding GNAT family N-acetyltransferase → MGFEFGKFWRKDNIPNNERITVRQGRNTPEDREAARALMQETFDYHEKLGMGEPGLTFKPASQASYMEECISALLYGDNESVRALLAFRGKQAVGFALVRIMSDYYYTLDHYGYIEQLIVTEQARQQGAGAMLLEACYDWLKSRRIHSATLKVYGTNRAALRFYEREGFSHLRYELIKHF